The following is a genomic window from Actinomycetota bacterium.
GGCCAACTGGGGCGCCCACGGCGAGAACCCGCCCGATCCGGATACCGTCCAGTACCTGGTGGTCGACGAGCGGCTGCTCGGCGACCAGCGGCCGCTGTACGAACGCTTGATGAGCCGGCAAGGGGGGTACACGAGGGTGTTCGCGTCCGACGGCATCGTGGTCGCCAAACGACAGCAGGATGGTGAGCGACCCGAGGCCGATTCGTGACATGGCCGCCGGGCCCGACCGTCGGGAATGCGCTAGGCTTGACGGCCCGTGCCCGCATCGAGAACTGGGAGCGCGTCCCTGAACGTCATCGCAGGCCTCTACCAGCGCTGGCGACACCTGGTCCATGAGATGGCCAAGTTCGGCATCGTCGGCGCCTTCAACACCGCCCTCGACTTCGGGCTCTTCAACCTGCTCTATGTTGGCCTGGGCTGGCCCGCCCTCGGCGCCAACTCGGCCTCGGTCGCGGTCGCCGCCACCTCCTCGTTCTTCATGAACCGGCACTGGACCTTCCGGCACCGGGCCCGGACCGACCTGCGCCGCGAGTACAGCCTGTTCTTCCTCCTGAACGGGGTCGGGCTGCTGATCGCCACCGCCTGCATCCTGGTGGTGGAGAAGGGCCTGGGCCAGACCGGGCCGCTGTGGCTCAACATCGCCAAGGTGGCCGGGCTGGTCCTGGGCATGGTCTTCCGGTTCACGACCTACAAGCGGTTCGTGTTCCTGTCCCCGGAGCGGGCCGCCGCCCGCTCGCTGGCCGAGGGGTCGGTGGCCGAGATCGACGACGACGACCGCGACGACGCTCAGCCGGCCACGCCGCGCACCCGCGTCTCGTCGTAGACGCCCCGGGCCGCCGCCCGGCGGACCTTCCACACGTCGGCCAGCATCTGCAGCGCGTCCCCGCTCAGGCGGACCTTGCTGCCCTGGCGCTCCTCGGCCACCACCGGCACCTCGACCACCTCGATGCCCAGGCGCCGGGCCACCAGCAGGGCCTCGGCGTCGAAGGCGAACCCGTCGACACGGGCCCGGGCGAACAGCGCCTCGGCGGCGTCGCGGCGGAAGCCCTTGAGCCCGCACTGGGTGTCGTGGAAGGGCAGCCCCAGCAGCAGCCGCATCACCCGGTTGAAGACCCGGCTGGCCAGCCGGCGCACTGGCGGCCCGGCGCCGGCCTGGCTGCCCAGGCGGGCGCCGATGGCCACCGGGGCCCGCTCCAGGGCGGCCACCACCCGTTCCAGCTGCTCGGGCCCGTAGGAGCCGTCGGCGTCGGTGAACACCACCAGCTCGCCCTGGGCGGCCTGGATGCCGGTCCGGACCGCGTAGCCCTTGCCGTGGTTGTGGGTGGTGCGGATCACCCGGACCCGCGGGTCGGTGGCCGCGACCTGGTCGGCGATCACCGTGGTCCCGTCGGTAGAGCCGTCGTCGACCACCAGCAGCTCGACCTCGGCCCGGCTGGGCGGGAAGTGGGCCTGGTAGGCGGCCAGCGTGCCCGGGAGCCGCCCGGCCTCGTCCAGGCAGGGGAGCACGATCGAGAGGGTCGACCCGGCCGCCGGGTCGCCGGCGCCGGCCGGCCCGCCGGTCACGGCACGGCCTCCTGGCGTTCCAGCACGACCACGCCGTCGCGGTCCATGGCCGTCCGCCAGGCCGGGTCGCCCTGCAGCTCGCCGAGCAGCTCCTGGTCCTGCTCGCCCAGCAGGTCGCGCTGGACGACCACGAACCGGAGCCGCTCCAGCGTCGCCCCGGAGTGCTCGTCGCCGGCCACGCCCCAGTTGACCGCCCGGAACGGGTTGGGCCACTCGTACACCTCCACCCGGTGGCCCAGGTGGGGGACCAGGTTGAACTGGGCGCTGACCGGCGCCCCCTCGTCGACCAGGGCCAGCGCCGCCCGTCGGGCCTGGTCGGTCGGCCCGGCCGGGATGGCCACCGGGTCGCGGGCCCACGGCGCCGGCCCGTAGCGCCAGCTGGTGAAGCCGGCCACCAGCACCAGCAGGACCAGCGCGGGCGCGAGCAGGGGCCGGCGGGCCGAGCGGACCCAGGCCAGCCCGGCCACCGCCCCGGCGGCCAGCAGGGGCGCGGCCGTGGCCAGGTAGTGGAAGCGGAGCTGGTGGTGCTCGGGCTGGACCGCGGCCAGGTTGAGCAGCAGCGGCGGGGCCACCGGGAGCAGCCACCTCGGGGCCAGCAGGGGCAGCCCGAGCAGCGGGAGGAACACCAGCAGCAGGTAGAACAGGCCGTCGTTGGCCAGGCCGGTCTGGAGGGCGTGCCCGGCCATGGTGGGCAGGGCCGCCAGCAGCGCCCGGGGGCCGCTCCCGGCGATGCCGTAGTCGGTCTCGAACAGCCGCGTCGCCCGGCCGGCGTGCAGCGGCACCAGCACGTAGGTGGCGACCAGGAACCAGGCCAGCCCGGCCCCGGCCGTGCGCCAGCCGACCGCCCGCCGGCCGCCGACGGCCAGCAGCAGCCCGAACCCGGCCACGACCAGCCCAAGCTCCTCGCCGCAGAGCGCGGCCAGGGCCAGCCACAGCGCCATGGCCCGGTGCCGGCGGCCGTCGGCGGCCGCCACGGCCAGGGCGAGCAGGCCAGCGGCGATGGCCTCGGGATGGAACTGCCAGCTGATCGCCCACTGGACCCCCGGATAGGCCAGGTAGGCCACGGCCACGGCCAGGCCGGCCGCCGGGTGGCCGAGCCGGCGCGTCCCGAGCCGGTACAGGATCGGCGCCGGCAGGGCCAGGAACAGGACCTGGAGGAGCAGCAGCAGGCGCGGGTCGGCCCACAGCCGGTACAGGGGCGCGACCAGGACCATGATGTAGGCGGCCTGCTGGCCGAACAGGTCGAGGCCGCGGACGGTCACGAACGGCGCCCGCCCCTGCGACAGCAGCCAGGTCGCCTGGTCGTAGATGCCCACGTCGAAGCCGTAGGTCCCGAAGCGGGCATGGGCCGTCCAGGTGGCGCCGACGAAGGCGACGACGAAGACGGTCACGGCCAGGCCGAGGGCGAGCCCGCACAGGGTCGACGCCGAGATCCGGGTGGCGGCGACCAGCCGGCGCCCGGCGTCGAGCAGGGCACGCTCGACCCGCGGCCCACCCGCCGTTCCGGGCCCCCGATCCGGGAGGGTAGCCGACGGCGAGGTGGAGAGCCTGGCGCTGTCCACAACCCCGGACCCGGCGGTCAGCCCGGACCCGGCGGCCACGCCGGACCCGGCGGTCACGGCGGGCAGCCCGAACCGGCCCAGGCGCCGGGGCGGCGGGCGGCCGCCCGGCGGGGCCAGCAGCTCGACCTCGGCGGCGTGGTTGAAGGCGTCGGGGATCAGCGGCTCGGCGAGCCCGAACGCCTCGGCGTGGCGCTCGGGGTAGTCGGCCGTGTCGTCGAGGTCGTACAGGTGCAGGTTGGGCAGGACGTCGGCCGCGTCCTCGAGGGCGGCCAGGTCGGCGTCGGTCGCGGGCCGGTCCAGGGCCAGGGTCAGGCGGCAGCGGCCCCGCCGGTCAAAGGAGACGGTCGCCGCCCGCTCCTCGTCCAGCGACAGGTCGGCCGCGGGCAGCCAATCGCCGTGCCACCGCGGCACCGGCCGGGTGGGGCGGACCGGAGGGGGCATTACCATGCGGATCCTGGTTTCATGGCTAACGAGGTTTGTGCGATACCACCACCGACGGCTTGCGGTAGGCGTTCAGAGCGGTCGTTTCGGTATCGCGCAAACCTCGTTACCTGGCGACCACGACCCGAGGAGGCAGTGCTGGCGACGATCGCCGTCTTCGCCCGCGAGGGGCTGACCGCGGCCCGCACCCGAACCGTGTGGGTGCAGCGCGTCCTCACCGTGCTGACCTTCGGTGCCATCTACCTCGTCCTTCTCAAGACCCTGCACTGGAACCTTATCCTGACGCGGACGACGGCGGCGGGCGGCGACATGGGGTCGCACCACTACGTGGCCGAGTTCCTGCGCGAGGAGCTGCTGCCGCGGGGGCGGGTGACCGGCTGGGCGCCCGGCTGGTTCGCCGGGATCCCCATGTTGACCTTCTACTTCCCGATCCCCTACGTGCTCATCGCCCTGCTCACCCTGCCCCTCGGCGACCAGCTGGCGTTCAAGCTGGTGACCGTGCTGGGGATCCTCCTGCTCCCGGTGACCTGCTGGGCGGCGTTCCGGGTGCTGCGCCTGCGCGAGCCGGCGCCGCTGCTGGCCGCCTG
Proteins encoded in this region:
- a CDS encoding DUF2079 domain-containing protein yields the protein MPPPVRPTRPVPRWHGDWLPAADLSLDEERAATVSFDRRGRCRLTLALDRPATDADLAALEDAADVLPNLHLYDLDDTADYPERHAEAFGLAEPLIPDAFNHAAEVELLAPPGGRPPPRRLGRFGLPAVTAGSGVAAGSGLTAGSGVVDSARLSTSPSATLPDRGPGTAGGPRVERALLDAGRRLVAATRISASTLCGLALGLAVTVFVVAFVGATWTAHARFGTYGFDVGIYDQATWLLSQGRAPFVTVRGLDLFGQQAAYIMVLVAPLYRLWADPRLLLLLQVLFLALPAPILYRLGTRRLGHPAAGLAVAVAYLAYPGVQWAISWQFHPEAIAAGLLALAVAAADGRRHRAMALWLALAALCGEELGLVVAGFGLLLAVGGRRAVGWRTAGAGLAWFLVATYVLVPLHAGRATRLFETDYGIAGSGPRALLAALPTMAGHALQTGLANDGLFYLLLVFLPLLGLPLLAPRWLLPVAPPLLLNLAAVQPEHHQLRFHYLATAAPLLAAGAVAGLAWVRSARRPLLAPALVLLVLVAGFTSWRYGPAPWARDPVAIPAGPTDQARRAALALVDEGAPVSAQFNLVPHLGHRVEVYEWPNPFRAVNWGVAGDEHSGATLERLRFVVVQRDLLGEQDQELLGELQGDPAWRTAMDRDGVVVLERQEAVP
- a CDS encoding GtrA family protein; this translates as MAKFGIVGAFNTALDFGLFNLLYVGLGWPALGANSASVAVAATSSFFMNRHWTFRHRARTDLRREYSLFFLLNGVGLLIATACILVVEKGLGQTGPLWLNIAKVAGLVLGMVFRFTTYKRFVFLSPERAAARSLAEGSVAEIDDDDRDDAQPATPRTRVSS
- a CDS encoding glycosyltransferase, producing MTGGPAGAGDPAAGSTLSIVLPCLDEAGRLPGTLAAYQAHFPPSRAEVELLVVDDGSTDGTTVIADQVAATDPRVRVIRTTHNHGKGYAVRTGIQAAQGELVVFTDADGSYGPEQLERVVAALERAPVAIGARLGSQAGAGPPVRRLASRVFNRVMRLLLGLPFHDTQCGLKGFRRDAAEALFARARVDGFAFDAEALLVARRLGIEVVEVPVVAEERQGSKVRLSGDALQMLADVWKVRRAAARGVYDETRVRGVAG